A genomic stretch from Patescibacteria group bacterium includes:
- a CDS encoding 50S ribosomal protein L4, which yields MAKVTLYNQEGAKVGELALDPALFEVKANPALVHEAVVAQTANSRVVTAHTKDRGEVAGTGKKPWKQKGTGRARHGSRRSPIWVGGGVTFGPTSERNFSVKMNRAARRKALAMVLSDKVAGERLVAVDSLALPEAKTKRVAFMLAKLPLAGSKTLIVVEAENRGVARAAKNLPRVSTISVGSLNVVDLLSHETIVASKAALEALVKTYKRA from the coding sequence GGAAGGCGCCAAGGTGGGCGAGCTCGCGCTCGACCCGGCGCTTTTCGAGGTGAAGGCGAACCCGGCGCTCGTGCACGAGGCGGTGGTGGCCCAGACCGCCAACTCCCGCGTGGTCACGGCGCACACCAAGGACCGCGGCGAGGTCGCCGGCACCGGCAAGAAGCCGTGGAAGCAGAAAGGCACCGGTCGTGCCCGCCACGGGTCGCGCCGCTCCCCGATCTGGGTGGGCGGAGGCGTCACGTTCGGTCCCACCAGCGAGCGCAATTTCTCGGTGAAGATGAACCGCGCCGCCCGCCGCAAGGCGCTCGCGATGGTGCTTTCCGACAAGGTGGCCGGCGAGAGGCTCGTGGCGGTGGATTCGCTCGCGCTTCCGGAGGCGAAGACCAAGCGCGTGGCCTTCATGCTTGCCAAGCTTCCGCTTGCAGGCTCGAAGACCCTCATCGTGGTCGAGGCCGAGAACCGGGGCGTGGCCCGCGCGGCCAAGAACCTGCCGCGCGTGTCCACCATCTCCGTCGGGAGCCTCAACGTCGTCGACCTGTTGTCCCACGAGACGATCGTCGCCTCCAAGGCCGCGCTCGAAGCGCTCGTGAAGACTTATAAGCGCGCCTGA
- a CDS encoding 50S ribosomal protein L23 yields the protein MGILDRFKSKKEQEIAGDVAAAPKKAEKAAGKPSAKGVSPKATSKALPENLVNVITAPLVTEKAATIAHAGQYSFVVSMDATRVDVRNAVKAMYGVTPTSVNIMRVRGKVVRFGGREGMRSTWKKAVVTLPKGKTIDVYEGV from the coding sequence ATGGGAATCCTTGACCGATTCAAATCAAAGAAGGAACAGGAGATCGCCGGCGACGTCGCCGCGGCTCCCAAGAAGGCCGAGAAGGCCGCAGGGAAGCCGTCCGCCAAGGGCGTATCGCCGAAGGCCACGAGCAAGGCGCTCCCGGAGAATCTGGTGAACGTCATTACCGCGCCGCTCGTCACCGAGAAGGCCGCGACGATCGCGCATGCGGGCCAGTACTCCTTCGTCGTAAGCATGGACGCCACCCGCGTGGACGTCCGCAACGCGGTGAAGGCGATGTACGGCGTCACGCCGACGAGCGTCAACATCATGCGCGTGCGCGGCAAGGTGGTCCGCTTCGGCGGCCGGGAAGGGATGCGCAGCACCTGGAAGAAGGCGGTCGTGACCCTGCCTAAGGGCAAGACGATCGACGTGTACGAAGGAGTCTGA